Proteins from a single region of Plasmodium brasilianum strain Bolivian I chromosome 13, whole genome shotgun sequence:
- a CDS encoding hypothetical protein (Plasmodium exported protein (PHIST)) — MENRLTKKEDNSASIDNAIKYNVSSENGAPDTEEEKGTDYDALEKIYQQLLSEDKSKDELQGKVYCNENTHHESIGQQIYDRMMASNDGGITYDCNASDLWKKMKDGVFNMNDAILYGIVDYRNACVVYKHFHKLEKEKYIEIRDLLWKLCVTIETLYNIQKEIVAKEWDNLSSCVLSDILKRDQRDYSDLHNLILGGNCTTLKFVEFIYNKRLSWLYTTDTIFYLWAEVLSFRLIHHGE, encoded by the coding sequence ATGGAAAACAGGTTAACGAAAAAGGAGGATAATTCTGCATCAATTGATAatgcaataaaatataatgtttcGTCAGAAAATGGAGCACCTGATACAGAGGAAGAGAAGGGTACTGATTATGATGccttagaaaaaatatatcagcAACTGCTGTCCGAGGATAAAAGTAAAGATGAATTACAAGGTAAAGTATACTGTAATGAAAACACACATCATGAAAGTATAGGACAACAGATATATGATAGAATGATGGCTTCTAACGATGGAGGAATAACTTATGATTGTAATGCTTCTGATTTgtggaaaaaaatgaaagatgGTGTATTTAATATGAATGATGCAATTTTATATGGTATTGTAGATTATAGAAATGCTTGTGttgtatataaacattttcataagcttgaaaaagaaaaatacatagAGATTAGAGATCTCTTGTGGAAACTATGTGTAACTATTGAAACCttgtataatatacaaaaagaaattgtAGCGAAAGAATGGGATAATCTTTCTTCTTGTGTCTTAAGTGATATATTGAAAAGGGATCAGAGAGATTATAGtgatttacataatttaattttaggAGGAAACTGCACCACATTAAAATTTgttgaatttatatataacaaaaggCTTTCATGGTTGTACACTACGgatacaatattttatttatgggCTGAAGTTTTATCATTTAGATTAATACATCATGGTGAATAA